The stretch of DNA GGAAGAGGAGGGAGGAAGCAACCAATCAGATTGGCATCTCAATCAGAGTGGAAAAAGAGTGGCTTCCTTCCTTTGTCTGTTTGAGTTTTTTCTGCACAAACTTAATTAATTAATGCATTTTCTGGACAGCAAAATTTCCTCGAGGATATGGACAGAAATGACAAATTGCCCGCTCTCTACAGTCAAACCCAACAGTAAAATCTTAAATGGACCACATTGACACCAATGCCATATACTATTTAGAACTAGTTGTGAATCATCTCAAGAAGGTCAAATTTCAGAAGGCTCGCCATTAAAGAGTTAGTTTGTGGTTAGTCCTTAGTTCCTTACTCCTCACCTTAATAGGGATCTAGCTCAGTCTGACTTCTACAACCATTTGGTTATTTTGCTACATACAAAGCTAGTTAATGCATAATATTGAGGTTAGGAATGAACATCTCCACGTGTGCCCGAATAGAAACACCGACCAATAACACTATATGCAGAAAATAACTTAGTTTGCCTTTTATTTCCCAAGTTTGAACTAGTGCCAGTCTAGTCCACACATGATAATGCATGGCACTTTATTTTTCACCGCTACATGGATCGGACCACTGACTAAACAATGCTGGTCCGTTTTTCGGATACTAGACCTCTCAGTAGCCGCCCATGCCGGTAGTGACGTCAATGGATGGTGATATGGTGGTGTAGCAGTATGGTGGAACATGCACGTCGCACATTGCCGGAATGGTCTGAATCACCCATGTCCCTATCACCGCAATCCAACCCTGATCCAGTTGTGTTTGTTGTTGTGGCTGGCTAGAACCCTGACCTTGTTGTTGTTGAccttgttgttgttgctgctgagGTTGGGTGGAAATACCTTGTACCAATTGTTGTTGCTGTTGCAAAACGATGGCGTGCACGACGTTGTGGATGGCCTCACATCTTGACTGCTTGGGGATCGCTTTTAGTTGCTGACAACACTGCTCCCACATTACCAAGCAGCTGCTATGTTGCACCACCTGTGACCGGAGGAACGACATATCAGCAACTGGGCTACACTGTTGTAGGAGGGCATCCCTGCATGGGTTCAACTTTTGATGTGGAACTGGTTGTTCTTGTGGCTGTGGAGTTGGTTGCTGCTCTGGAGATGATGGATGGTGCGGCTCCCAAGCAGTACGGAATGCAGTAAAGGGTTCGGCGGCCGTGGTGGTCGCCGCGACAACAATGAGGGCAAGGACGAGGAATTTCTTCATGGTTGATTTGTGTTAGATAATGTTTGTTCTCCAGTTGAGTGAATGGTGGGTGCTGGAGGAGTGTCTTGATTGTTTAGGCCTATTTATAACTGACATGGCATCACCTTTTTTCATCTTTGCATTTCCTTTTCTTAAAAGTGCATGGATGCTTCTCGGACTCTAACATTTGGTATGTTGCGTTAGGTGCAACTGCTTACAAGCATATACTTGCACTGATCATCGAAGTTCTTTGTTGTTGCATGTATCATT from Triticum urartu cultivar G1812 unplaced genomic scaffold, Tu2.1 TuUngrouped_contig_5007, whole genome shotgun sequence encodes:
- the LOC125528639 gene encoding avenin-E-like, which encodes MKKFLVLALIVVAATTTAAEPFTAFRTAWEPHHPSSPEQQPTPQPQEQPVPHQKLNPCRDALLQQCSPVADMSFLRSQVVQHSSCLVMWEQCCQQLKAIPKQSRCEAIHNVVHAIVLQQQQQLVQGISTQPQQQQQQGQQQQGQGSSQPQQQTQLDQGWIAVIGTWVIQTIPAMCDVHVPPYCYTTISPSIDVTTGMGGY